One window of the Azospirillum sp. TSH58 genome contains the following:
- a CDS encoding TRAP transporter small permease, translating to MEIELQAMDHSPPQSAGLLTRVNARLARSGMCVAMVGLMAIVGVVFYQVFGRYVLNDSPTWAESLAIVLVLYVTLIGAAVGVRDAGHIGLESFLVMLPDVIRRKVEIVIYALVGVFGACMAYNGWVLGNSVAAYYIPNLHVSEAVRYIPLVLSGVLIVLFSIEHIVAIIRGEEVAPSWN from the coding sequence ATGGAAATCGAGCTGCAAGCAATGGACCACAGCCCCCCGCAGAGCGCGGGCCTGCTCACGCGGGTGAACGCGCGGCTGGCGCGGTCGGGGATGTGCGTGGCGATGGTCGGCCTGATGGCCATCGTCGGGGTGGTGTTCTATCAGGTCTTCGGCCGCTACGTGCTGAACGATTCGCCGACCTGGGCGGAGAGCCTGGCCATCGTGCTGGTCCTCTACGTCACCCTCATCGGCGCCGCCGTCGGCGTCCGCGACGCCGGACACATCGGCCTGGAATCCTTCCTCGTCATGCTGCCCGACGTCATCCGCCGCAAGGTCGAGATCGTCATCTACGCCCTCGTCGGCGTCTTCGGCGCCTGCATGGCCTACAACGGCTGGGTGCTCGGCAATTCCGTCGCCGCCTACTACATCCCCAACCTGCACGTCTCCGAAGCCGTCCGCTACATCCCGCTCGTGCTTTCGGGCGTCCTGATCGTGCTCTTCTCGATCGAGCACATCGTCGCCATCATCCGCGGCGAGGAGGTCGCGCCGTCATGGAACTGA
- the mgrA gene encoding L-glyceraldehyde 3-phosphate reductase, which produces MQSLYRADPARYTAMTYRRSGRSGLDLPAISLGLWQNFGGTDVFETGRAVLRRAFDRGVTHFDLANNYGPPPGSAEENFGRVLATDFKAHRDELIVSTKAGYDMWPGPYGSWGSRKYLTASLDQSLKRMGLDYVDIFYSHRVDPRTPLEETMGALDHAVRQGKALYVGISSYSPEMTRRAAAILKDLGTPCLIHQPSYSMLNRWIEGGLLDALEETGIGCIAFSPLAQGMLTTKYLNGQPTDARAAKGGTLKAHFLSPENLERVRALDAIATRRGQTLAQMAIAWVLRDPRVTSALVGARNVEQLDNSLDALKNTAFTPEELAEIDRHAVDGGLNLWQNSSNAEAG; this is translated from the coding sequence ATGCAATCGCTCTACCGCGCCGATCCGGCCCGCTACACCGCCATGACCTACCGCCGCAGCGGGCGGAGCGGGCTCGACCTGCCGGCCATTTCGCTGGGGCTGTGGCAGAATTTCGGCGGCACCGACGTCTTCGAGACCGGGCGCGCCGTGCTGCGCCGGGCCTTCGACCGCGGCGTCACCCATTTCGACCTCGCCAACAACTACGGCCCGCCGCCGGGCTCGGCGGAGGAGAATTTCGGGCGCGTCCTGGCGACCGACTTCAAGGCCCACCGCGACGAGCTGATCGTCTCCACCAAGGCCGGCTACGACATGTGGCCCGGCCCCTACGGCAGCTGGGGCTCGCGCAAGTACCTGACGGCCAGCCTGGACCAGAGCCTCAAGCGGATGGGGCTCGACTATGTGGACATCTTCTATTCGCACCGCGTCGATCCGCGCACCCCGCTGGAGGAGACGATGGGCGCGCTCGACCACGCCGTGCGGCAGGGCAAGGCGCTCTATGTCGGCATCTCCTCCTACTCGCCGGAGATGACCCGGCGGGCGGCGGCGATCCTCAAGGACCTCGGCACGCCCTGCCTGATCCACCAGCCGTCCTATTCGATGCTGAACCGCTGGATCGAGGGCGGGCTGCTCGACGCGCTGGAGGAGACCGGGATCGGCTGCATCGCCTTCTCGCCGCTGGCCCAGGGCATGCTGACCACCAAGTACCTGAACGGCCAGCCGACCGACGCCCGCGCGGCCAAGGGCGGCACGCTGAAGGCGCACTTCCTGTCGCCGGAGAATCTGGAGCGCGTGCGCGCCCTGGACGCCATCGCCACGCGGCGCGGCCAGACGCTGGCCCAGATGGCCATCGCCTGGGTGCTGCGTGACCCGCGCGTGACCTCCGCCCTGGTCGGCGCCCGCAACGTCGAGCAGCTCGACAACTCGCTCGACGCGCTGAAGAACACCGCCTTCACGCCGGAGGAACTGGCCGAGATCGACCGTCACGCCGTCGATGGCGGGCTGAACCTGTGGCAGAACTCCTCGAACGCCGAAGCCGGCTGA
- a CDS encoding GntR family transcriptional regulator, with amino-acid sequence MKKAAQTSTADSSTADSEQAEGVKTRTRRRTAAAVARPAQRGTTVAATIYRDLRNEIVSLRRKPGEPVAEKVIAQDYGVSRTPVREAVLRLADEGLIEIFPQSGTFVSRIPLGALPEAIAIRKALEEATVRYAAKRATRSQIAKLRANLELQREMEAAQNFEGFHQADETFHALLAETAGYPGFWNLTQQVKVQVDRYRLLTLPVLGRVPDVIAEHSVIIEAIANNDPEAAAKAIDLHLDYLQVTIADAQKANPLYFTAPSEDEAEPV; translated from the coding sequence GACGGCGGATTCGGAACAGGCCGAGGGCGTCAAGACGCGGACCCGGCGCCGCACGGCGGCGGCGGTCGCCCGTCCGGCCCAGCGCGGCACCACCGTGGCCGCGACGATCTACCGTGACCTGCGCAACGAGATCGTCTCGCTCCGCCGCAAGCCGGGCGAGCCGGTCGCGGAGAAGGTGATCGCCCAGGATTACGGCGTCAGCCGCACCCCGGTGCGCGAGGCCGTGCTGCGTCTGGCGGACGAGGGGCTGATCGAGATCTTCCCGCAGTCGGGCACCTTCGTCTCCCGCATCCCGCTGGGCGCCCTGCCGGAAGCCATCGCCATCCGCAAGGCGCTGGAGGAGGCGACCGTCCGCTACGCCGCCAAGCGCGCCACCCGCAGCCAGATCGCCAAGCTGCGCGCCAACCTGGAACTCCAGCGCGAGATGGAGGCCGCCCAGAATTTCGAAGGCTTCCATCAGGCCGACGAGACCTTTCACGCGCTGCTGGCGGAGACCGCCGGCTATCCCGGATTCTGGAACCTGACGCAGCAGGTGAAGGTGCAGGTCGACCGTTACCGCCTGCTGACCCTGCCGGTGCTCGGCCGCGTGCCGGACGTGATCGCCGAGCATTCGGTCATCATCGAGGCCATCGCCAACAACGACCCGGAGGCGGCGGCGAAGGCCATCGACCTGCATCTGGACTATCTCCAGGTCACCATCGCCGACGCGCAGAAGGCCAACCCGCTCTATTTCACCGCCCCCTCGGAGGACGAGGCCGAGCCGGTCTGA